One part of the Deltaproteobacteria bacterium genome encodes these proteins:
- a CDS encoding radical SAM protein, with the protein MNNWEPAYLETYRRGILEQRISAAYEIMSQCEICPHQCHVDRLHGELGLCKTGDKPIIASYGPHFGEEDPLVGKNGSGTIFFTNCNLYCIFCQNWEISHGGEGTEISVENLAAIMLALQKRGCHNINFVTPSHQVPMILAALPAAIRGGLHVPLVYNSGGYDAVPTLKLLDGVIDIYMPDFKFWDAKIAAQLTSAPDYPEVARAALKEMHRQVGDLVMDEEGIAYRGLLVRHLVLPDGLAGTREIMKFLAEEISPNTYINVMGQYRPCGRAHEHPSLNRFITGLEHLEAQKIAREAGLTRLDQREKLFRWL; encoded by the coding sequence ATGAACAACTGGGAACCTGCCTACTTGGAGACCTATCGCCGGGGCATCCTGGAGCAGCGCATTAGTGCCGCGTATGAGATCATGTCCCAGTGCGAGATCTGCCCGCATCAGTGCCATGTGGACCGGTTGCACGGCGAGCTGGGCCTTTGCAAAACCGGGGATAAGCCCATTATCGCCAGCTATGGGCCGCATTTTGGCGAGGAAGACCCGCTGGTCGGCAAAAACGGGTCAGGGACGATTTTCTTCACTAACTGCAATTTATACTGCATTTTCTGCCAGAATTGGGAAATCAGCCATGGCGGCGAGGGAACCGAGATCTCGGTGGAGAATCTGGCGGCGATTATGCTTGCCCTGCAAAAGCGGGGCTGCCATAATATAAATTTCGTAACCCCCTCCCACCAGGTGCCGATGATTCTGGCGGCGCTGCCTGCGGCTATCCGGGGAGGCTTGCACGTCCCTCTGGTCTATAACTCGGGCGGCTACGACGCAGTGCCTACTCTGAAACTCCTGGATGGGGTTATTGACATTTATATGCCTGACTTCAAATTCTGGGATGCGAAGATTGCCGCGCAACTGACCTCGGCGCCGGATTATCCGGAAGTGGCGAGGGCGGCCTTAAAAGAGATGCATCGCCAGGTCGGGGATCTGGTGATGGACGAGGAGGGTATAGCCTACCGGGGTCTATTGGTGCGGCATCTGGTGCTGCCGGATGGCCTGGCCGGGACCCGAGAGATCATGAAGTTTTTGGCGGAGGAAATTTCTCCCAACACCTATATCAATGTCATGGGCCAGTATCGCCCTTGTGGTCGGGCCCATGAACATCCCTCGTTGAATCGCTTTATTACCGGACTGGAGCACCTCGAAGCCCAAAAAATCGCTCGGGAAGCCGGGCTGACCCGGTTAGATCAGCGGGAAAAGCTGTTCCGCTGGCTCTAG
- a CDS encoding serine/threonine protein phosphatase — MSQIYVIGDIHGCLGPLKRLMAKVKPDLDHHKLIFIGDYIDRGPDSRRVIDYIIHLKKHYPPENIICLMGNHERMFLDFLNGDNQLLFLINGGRATLESYWGENWENQPRQLPSEHWEFFQQLKLIYETEDYIFVHGGLKPGIPLAEQQEEDVLWIREEFLICLDDFGKRVIFGHTPFPKPFVWPNKIGIDTGAVYGNYLTCLKLPEEIFYWSR, encoded by the coding sequence GTGTCTCAAATATATGTCATTGGCGACATTCATGGTTGCCTGGGACCCCTGAAACGTCTGATGGCCAAAGTTAAACCGGATCTCGATCACCACAAGCTAATCTTTATCGGCGATTATATTGACCGCGGTCCTGACTCGCGCCGCGTGATCGATTACATCATCCATCTGAAGAAACACTATCCCCCGGAAAATATCATCTGTCTGATGGGCAACCACGAGCGCATGTTTTTGGATTTTCTAAATGGTGACAACCAACTGCTGTTTCTTATCAACGGGGGAAGAGCAACGCTGGAGAGTTATTGGGGGGAGAATTGGGAAAACCAACCCCGGCAATTGCCCTCTGAGCATTGGGAATTTTTCCAGCAACTTAAGTTAATCTATGAAACAGAAGATTATATCTTTGTGCATGGCGGTCTCAAGCCCGGGATTCCCCTGGCCGAGCAGCAGGAAGAGGATGTCCTCTGGATCCGCGAGGAATTTCTGATTTGTTTGGATGACTTCGGTAAACGGGTGATCTTTGGCCATACGCCGTTTCCTAAGCCCTTTGTCTGGCCCAATAAAATCGGCATTGATACCGGGGCCGTTTATGGCAATTACTTGACCTGCTTAAAACTGCCGGAAGAGATCTTTTACTGGTCTCGTTAG